A part of Aegilops tauschii subsp. strangulata cultivar AL8/78 chromosome 2, Aet v6.0, whole genome shotgun sequence genomic DNA contains:
- the LOC109749973 gene encoding uncharacterized protein isoform X3 produces the protein MAVANFGNNVQTTIMLSKHFQDPPKDQEQMRLSLLFREDAEHAIKSPDKSLTHDSRVRVGAAVPVRMPCPNRTTALEKAIHGFADNLGDNVIVPTLGNCLRLCSMGIEGEPWRSGKTAAL, from the exons ATGGCGGTTGCAAATTTTGGcaacaatgttcagaccaccattaTGCTGAGTAAACATTTTCAAGACCCCCCAAAG GACCAAGAACAAATGAGACTTTCGTTGTTGTTTCGGGAGGATGCAGAGCATGCCATAAAGTCGCCCGACAAGTCACTCACGCATGACTCTAG GGTGAGAGTAGGTGCTGCTGTCCCAGTAAGGATGCCATGTCCTAACCGGACTACTGCTCTGGAGAAGGCTATCCATGGTTTTGCCGACAATCTTGGGGACAATGTCATAGTGCCAACTTTGG GAAATTGTTTGCGGCTGTGCAGTATGGGAATAGAAGGGGAGCCTTGGCGCAGTGGTAAAACTGCTGCCTTGTGA
- the LOC109749973 gene encoding uncharacterized protein isoform X4, with amino-acid sequence MAVANFGNNVQTTIMLSKHFQDPPKDQEQMRLSLLFREDAEHAIKSPDKSLTHDSRVRVGAAVPVRMPCPNRTTALEKAIHGFADNLGDNVIVPTLGKGGV; translated from the exons ATGGCGGTTGCAAATTTTGGcaacaatgttcagaccaccattaTGCTGAGTAAACATTTTCAAGACCCCCCAAAG GACCAAGAACAAATGAGACTTTCGTTGTTGTTTCGGGAGGATGCAGAGCATGCCATAAAGTCGCCCGACAAGTCACTCACGCATGACTCTAG GGTGAGAGTAGGTGCTGCTGTCCCAGTAAGGATGCCATGTCCTAACCGGACTACTGCTCTGGAGAAGGCTATCCATGGTTTTGCCGACAATCTTGGGGACAATGTCATAGTGCCAACTTTGG GGAAAGGCGGGGTTTGA
- the LOC109749973 gene encoding uncharacterized protein isoform X2, producing the protein MAVANFGNNVQTTIMLSKHFQDPPKDQEQMRLSLLFREDAEHAIKSPDKSLTHDSRVRVGAAVPVRMPCPNRTTALEKAIHGFADNLGDNVIVPTLGTTFDSLGEAYDFYNLYLWINDLALDTTKVG; encoded by the exons ATGGCGGTTGCAAATTTTGGcaacaatgttcagaccaccattaTGCTGAGTAAACATTTTCAAGACCCCCCAAAG GACCAAGAACAAATGAGACTTTCGTTGTTGTTTCGGGAGGATGCAGAGCATGCCATAAAGTCGCCCGACAAGTCACTCACGCATGACTCTAG GGTGAGAGTAGGTGCTGCTGTCCCAGTAAGGATGCCATGTCCTAACCGGACTACTGCTCTGGAGAAGGCTATCCATGGTTTTGCCGACAATCTTGGGGACAATGTCATAGTGCCAACTTTGGGTACAACCTTTGATTCTCTGGGTGAAGCATACGACTTCTATAACCTATATTTGTGGATAAATGATTTGGCATTAGATACGACAAAAGTAGGCTAA
- the LOC109749973 gene encoding uncharacterized protein isoform X1, producing the protein MAVANFGNNVQTTIMLSKHFQDPPKDQEQMRLSLLFREDAEHAIKSPDKSLTHDSRVRVGAAVPVRMPCPNRTTALEKAIHGFADNLGDNVIVPTLGTTFDSLGNCLRLCSMGIEGEPWRSGKTAAL; encoded by the exons ATGGCGGTTGCAAATTTTGGcaacaatgttcagaccaccattaTGCTGAGTAAACATTTTCAAGACCCCCCAAAG GACCAAGAACAAATGAGACTTTCGTTGTTGTTTCGGGAGGATGCAGAGCATGCCATAAAGTCGCCCGACAAGTCACTCACGCATGACTCTAG GGTGAGAGTAGGTGCTGCTGTCCCAGTAAGGATGCCATGTCCTAACCGGACTACTGCTCTGGAGAAGGCTATCCATGGTTTTGCCGACAATCTTGGGGACAATGTCATAGTGCCAACTTTGGGTACAACCTTTGATTCTCTGG GAAATTGTTTGCGGCTGTGCAGTATGGGAATAGAAGGGGAGCCTTGGCGCAGTGGTAAAACTGCTGCCTTGTGA